The following are from one region of the Bradyrhizobium septentrionale genome:
- a CDS encoding FmdB family zinc ribbon protein gives MPIYEYLCNDCGPFTDMRPMAECDLPQDCPQCETTSPRVILTAPAFFCMPSDKRKAHATNEQSRHAPKTLDQYKAAHGPGCGCCSTTGKKKPARLMTKTKSGAKGFPTARPWMISH, from the coding sequence ATGCCGATCTACGAATATCTCTGCAACGACTGCGGTCCCTTCACCGACATGCGGCCGATGGCTGAATGCGACCTGCCGCAGGACTGCCCGCAATGCGAGACGACGTCGCCGCGCGTGATCCTGACCGCGCCGGCGTTCTTCTGCATGCCTTCGGACAAGCGCAAGGCGCACGCCACCAATGAGCAGAGCCGGCACGCGCCGAAGACGCTCGATCAGTACAAGGCCGCGCACGGGCCGGGCTGCGGCTGCTGCTCCACCACGGGCAAGAAGAAGCCGGCTCGGCTGATGACCAAGACGAAGAGCGGGGCAAAAGGCTTTCCGACCGCGCGTCCCTGGATGATCAGCCACTGA
- a CDS encoding ABC transporter ATP-binding protein → MTTLRIDQVSRTFPARAGNAPTRALEPTTLDVGDNDFVTILGPSGCGKSTLLRIIAGLDRPTSGRVTLDGREVTGPGADRGMVFQSYTLFPWLTVRENIAFGLRERGVGQGERHEIADAFIRRVGLSGFENHWPKQLSGGMQQRTAIARALANDPKILLLDEPFGALDNQTRALMQEMLLGIWERDQKTVLFVTHDIEEAIFLGSRVIVMSARPGRIKAEIAVDLPHPRSYKIKTTPEFVSLKERLVEEIRTEALKVAEQA, encoded by the coding sequence ATGACCACGCTCAGGATCGATCAGGTCTCGCGCACCTTCCCGGCCCGCGCCGGTAACGCGCCGACCCGGGCGCTCGAGCCGACGACGCTCGATGTCGGCGACAACGACTTCGTCACCATCCTCGGCCCCTCCGGCTGCGGAAAGTCCACCTTGCTCCGGATCATCGCCGGGCTCGACCGGCCCACCAGCGGGCGGGTCACGCTCGACGGGCGCGAGGTCACAGGCCCCGGTGCCGATCGCGGCATGGTGTTTCAGTCCTACACGCTGTTTCCCTGGCTGACCGTGCGCGAGAACATCGCCTTCGGCCTGCGCGAGCGCGGCGTTGGACAGGGGGAGCGTCACGAGATCGCCGACGCCTTCATTCGCCGGGTCGGGCTATCCGGCTTCGAAAATCACTGGCCCAAACAGCTGTCAGGCGGCATGCAGCAGCGCACGGCGATTGCCCGGGCACTGGCCAATGATCCGAAGATCCTGCTGCTCGACGAGCCGTTCGGCGCACTCGACAACCAGACGCGCGCGTTGATGCAGGAGATGCTGCTCGGCATCTGGGAGCGCGACCAGAAGACGGTGCTGTTCGTCACCCATGACATCGAGGAAGCGATCTTCCTCGGCAGCCGCGTCATCGTCATGAGCGCGCGTCCCGGCCGCATCAAGGCGGAGATTGCGGTCGACCTGCCGCATCCCCGCTCCTACAAGATCAAGACCACGCCGGAATTCGTCAGCCTGAAGGAACGGCTGGTCGAGGAGATCCGCACCGAGGCCCTGAAAGTCGCCGAACAGGCCTGA
- a CDS encoding ABC transporter permease: MRPLEPTTSKQRVAYGLAFFVLFVALWSWATFGGHVSKTFLANPLTMVQEGYELIAKQGFLFDIGMTVWRVVGGFALAAAIAVPLGVLMGAYKPVEAFLEPFVSFARYLPASAFIPLLILWAGIGELQKLLVIFIGAVFQIILMVAVTVGATRRDLVEAAYTLGARDRGIIRRVLLPSAAPEIAEILRLVLGWAWTYVIVAELIGSSSGIGHMITDSQALLNTGQIIFGIIVIGLIGLISDFLFKAFNAWLFPWKLA, encoded by the coding sequence ATGCGTCCCCTCGAGCCCACGACATCGAAGCAGCGCGTGGCCTATGGCCTCGCCTTCTTCGTGCTGTTCGTCGCCCTCTGGTCCTGGGCCACGTTCGGCGGCCATGTGTCGAAGACATTCCTCGCGAACCCGCTGACTATGGTCCAGGAAGGCTACGAGCTGATCGCAAAGCAAGGCTTCCTGTTCGACATCGGGATGACGGTCTGGCGCGTCGTCGGCGGCTTTGCGCTTGCCGCCGCAATCGCAGTGCCGCTCGGCGTGCTGATGGGCGCCTACAAGCCGGTCGAAGCCTTCCTCGAACCTTTCGTGTCCTTTGCGCGCTATCTGCCGGCATCGGCCTTCATCCCGCTGTTGATCCTGTGGGCGGGCATCGGCGAGCTACAAAAGCTGCTCGTGATCTTCATCGGCGCAGTGTTTCAGATCATCCTGATGGTGGCCGTCACTGTCGGCGCCACGCGGCGCGACCTGGTCGAAGCCGCCTACACGCTCGGCGCCCGCGACCGCGGCATCATCCGTCGCGTGCTGCTGCCCTCCGCGGCTCCGGAGATTGCCGAGATCCTCAGGCTGGTGCTGGGCTGGGCCTGGACCTACGTCATCGTCGCCGAGTTGATCGGCTCGTCGTCGGGCATCGGGCACATGATCACCGACAGCCAGGCGCTGCTCAACACCGGGCAGATCATCTTCGGCATCATCGTCATCGGGCTGATCGGCCTGATCTCCGATTTCCTGTTCAAGGCCTTCAACGCCTGGCTGTTCCCGTGGAAGCTCGCATGA
- a CDS encoding ABC transporter substrate-binding protein, with protein sequence MRSFKLLPAVAAMLASTAAFADDVKVGVGISGWTGFAPLTLAREAGIFKKNGLDVTLKKIPQKDRHLAIASGDIQCAATTVETWISWNANGVATKQIFQLDKSYGADGMAVRNDVAAIKDLKGKTVAASAPGTSPYFALAWMLKKNGLTVKDVTVVNLEPAAAAQAFVSGQNDAAMTYEPYLSTVRAAPDKGKIIATTLDYPMVMDTFGCTPKFLSDNPKAAQALADSYFEALDMIAKDQAKAYEIMGADVKQSGEQFGNSAKYLRWQDKAANQKFFAGDFLTFNKDAAELLLEVGIIKAAPKVEDIYDASFIK encoded by the coding sequence ATGCGTTCCTTCAAGCTATTGCCTGCAGTCGCAGCTATGCTCGCGTCCACCGCCGCGTTCGCCGATGACGTCAAGGTCGGCGTCGGCATCTCCGGCTGGACCGGCTTCGCACCGCTGACGCTCGCCAGGGAGGCCGGCATCTTCAAGAAGAACGGCCTCGACGTGACGCTGAAGAAAATCCCGCAGAAGGACCGGCATCTCGCGATCGCCTCGGGCGACATCCAGTGCGCCGCGACGACGGTCGAGACCTGGATCTCCTGGAACGCCAACGGCGTCGCGACCAAGCAGATCTTCCAGCTCGACAAGAGCTATGGCGCCGACGGCATGGCGGTGCGCAACGACGTCGCCGCGATCAAGGACCTGAAGGGCAAGACCGTCGCCGCCTCTGCGCCCGGCACCTCGCCCTATTTCGCGCTGGCCTGGATGCTGAAGAAGAACGGCCTCACGGTGAAGGACGTCACCGTGGTGAATTTGGAGCCGGCTGCCGCCGCGCAGGCCTTCGTCTCCGGTCAGAACGATGCCGCGATGACCTACGAGCCTTATCTGTCGACGGTGCGCGCGGCGCCCGACAAGGGCAAGATCATCGCGACCACGCTCGACTATCCGATGGTGATGGATACGTTCGGCTGCACGCCAAAATTCCTCAGCGACAATCCGAAGGCGGCCCAGGCGCTCGCCGACAGCTATTTCGAGGCGCTCGACATGATCGCCAAGGATCAGGCCAAGGCCTACGAGATCATGGGCGCGGATGTGAAGCAGTCCGGCGAGCAATTCGGCAACTCGGCAAAATACCTGCGCTGGCAGGACAAGGCAGCCAACCAGAAATTCTTCGCCGGCGACTTCCTCACCTTCAACAAGGACGCCGCCGAGCTCCTGCTCGAGGTCGGCATCATCAAGGCTGCGCCGAAGGTCGAGGACATCTACGACGCAAGCTTCATCAAGTAA
- the hutC gene encoding histidine utilization repressor gives MSFASDRARPDATGKPTLYKRIRLDIETRILTGEWPPGHRIPFEHQLMARYRCSRMTVNKALSELAQADLIERRRRAGSFVRRPQHLSAVLKIADIRAEITALGRSYGYQLIDCRRRTATSADRARLGASKAGKVVAIACRHSADNVPFAVEDRLIDLTTVPEAATADFAREPPGSWLLHHVPWTEAEHTISAVVADDRTAKALDIAVGAPCLVIDRYTWRSARTLTSVRLHYPGETHRLVARFTGG, from the coding sequence ATGAGTTTCGCCTCCGATCGAGCCCGCCCTGATGCGACCGGCAAGCCGACGCTCTACAAACGGATCCGGCTCGACATCGAGACCCGGATCCTGACCGGCGAATGGCCGCCAGGTCACCGCATTCCCTTCGAACACCAGTTGATGGCGCGCTATCGCTGCTCGCGCATGACGGTGAACAAGGCGTTGTCGGAGCTGGCGCAGGCCGACCTGATCGAGCGCCGGCGCCGCGCCGGTTCCTTCGTGCGCCGTCCGCAGCATCTGTCGGCGGTGCTCAAGATCGCCGACATCAGGGCGGAGATCACCGCACTCGGGCGCAGCTATGGCTATCAGCTGATCGATTGCCGCCGGCGCACCGCCACATCAGCTGATCGCGCCCGGCTCGGCGCAAGCAAAGCCGGCAAGGTGGTCGCGATCGCCTGCCGGCACAGCGCCGACAATGTGCCGTTCGCCGTCGAGGACCGGCTGATCGATCTCACCACCGTGCCGGAGGCCGCGACGGCCGACTTTGCACGCGAACCGCCGGGATCATGGCTGCTGCATCATGTGCCGTGGACAGAGGCGGAGCATACGATCAGCGCCGTCGTTGCCGACGATCGCACTGCCAAGGCGCTCGACATCGCGGTCGGCGCGCCCTGCCTCGTGATCGATCGCTATACCTGGCGCAGCGCGCGGACGCTCACCTCGGTGCGGCTGCATTATCCGGGCGAGACGCACCGGCTGGTAGCGCGCTTCACGGGAGGCTGA
- a CDS encoding formimidoylglutamate deiminase, with protein sequence MTRLHFAFALLTSGWASDVQVAVTDGTIVSVTGGVAPAASDERHQLAVPGLASLHSHAFQRGMAGLAELRGDTTDTFWTWRETMYRFALAITPDDVAAVATLLYVEMLERGFTRVGEFHYLHHDRDGSPYANPAEMAVRIAEAAEASGIGLTLLPSFYAHSTFGGAAPHAGQRRFICSVDQFAALMAASREALRKLPGANIGIAPHSLRAVAPDELAAIIPLAEADPIHIHAAEQVREVDDCLAWSGQRPVEWLLENAPVDRRWCLIHATHMTEQEVVALARSGAVAGLCPVTEASLGDGIFSAREFLAAGGRFGIGTDSNVLVGVADELRQLEYGQRLKHRERNVLSGRPGASTGRALFDHALAGGAQALAQTKAGLAPGARADIVTLDTAHPSLAGRSGDAVLDGWLFAAGGDAIDCVWAGGAKVVEGGRHRLHARAREQFNASVRRLVA encoded by the coding sequence ATGACACGACTGCATTTCGCATTCGCGCTGCTGACTTCGGGCTGGGCCAGTGACGTGCAGGTCGCCGTCACCGACGGCACGATCGTCTCGGTGACGGGAGGCGTGGCCCCGGCCGCCAGCGATGAACGGCACCAACTGGCGGTTCCGGGATTGGCAAGCCTGCACAGCCACGCCTTTCAGCGCGGCATGGCCGGCCTTGCCGAACTGCGCGGCGACACCACCGATACCTTCTGGACCTGGCGCGAGACGATGTATCGCTTTGCGCTGGCAATAACGCCGGACGACGTCGCAGCCGTAGCAACCCTGCTCTATGTCGAGATGCTCGAGCGGGGCTTTACTCGCGTCGGCGAGTTTCACTATCTGCACCATGATCGGGACGGCTCGCCCTACGCGAATCCCGCAGAGATGGCGGTGCGCATCGCGGAAGCGGCTGAAGCGTCCGGCATCGGGCTCACGCTGCTGCCGAGCTTCTATGCTCATAGCACTTTCGGCGGCGCCGCGCCGCATGCGGGTCAGCGTCGCTTCATCTGCTCGGTCGATCAGTTCGCCGCGCTGATGGCAGCCTCGCGCGAGGCGCTCCGAAAATTGCCCGGCGCCAACATCGGCATCGCCCCGCACAGCCTGCGCGCAGTAGCCCCCGATGAGCTCGCGGCGATCATCCCGCTCGCCGAGGCGGATCCAATCCACATCCACGCCGCCGAGCAGGTGCGCGAGGTCGACGATTGCCTCGCCTGGTCGGGGCAGCGGCCGGTTGAATGGCTGCTCGAAAACGCGCCCGTCGATCGGCGCTGGTGCCTGATTCACGCGACCCATATGACGGAACAGGAAGTCGTTGCGCTCGCCCGCAGCGGCGCAGTGGCCGGCCTCTGCCCTGTGACGGAAGCGAGCCTCGGCGACGGCATCTTTTCGGCGCGCGAATTCCTCGCCGCGGGCGGCCGGTTCGGCATCGGAACCGATTCCAACGTGCTGGTCGGGGTGGCCGACGAGCTGCGTCAACTCGAATACGGCCAGCGGCTGAAGCACCGGGAGCGCAATGTGCTTTCGGGGCGTCCCGGCGCATCCACCGGCCGCGCCCTGTTCGACCACGCGCTCGCGGGCGGCGCGCAGGCGCTGGCACAAACCAAGGCTGGGCTCGCGCCCGGCGCACGGGCCGACATCGTCACCCTCGACACCGCGCATCCGTCGCTGGCCGGTCGGTCAGGCGATGCCGTTCTCGACGGCTGGCTGTTTGCGGCTGGAGGCGACGCGATCGACTGCGTCTGGGCCGGTGGCGCCAAGGTGGTCGAAGGCGGACGTCACAGGCTGCACGCCAGGGCACGCGAGCAATTCAATGCAAGCGTCCGGAGGCTCGTGGCATGA
- the hutI gene encoding imidazolonepropionase: MAERFDRIWHNARLATMRGDRADLGEVERGLIAARDGRIVYAGAQSDFPVDADAVDRIDCGGRWITPGLVDCHTHLVFGGNRAHEFELRLKGASYEEIARAGGGIVSTVAATRKATEAELVAGALPRLDALIGEGATTVEIKSGYGLNAETEMRQLAAARSLGRLRQVAIRTSFLGAHALPPEADGDKDRYIDLVCNEMLPAVAKAGLADAVDAFMEGIAFSGEQTARVFAAARALGLPAKLHADQLSNLGGAALAAKFSALSADHLEHTDEAGAAAMAKAGTTAVLLPGAFYFIRETQKPPVELFRAHGVHMALATDCNPGSSPLTSLLLAMNMGATLFRMTVAECLTGVTREGARALGMLAETGTLEAGKWCDLAIWDIERPAELVYRIGFNPLHSRVWRGQ, encoded by the coding sequence ATGGCAGAGCGCTTCGACCGCATCTGGCACAACGCCCGGCTCGCCACGATGCGCGGCGATCGCGCCGATCTCGGCGAGGTCGAGCGAGGCCTGATCGCGGCGCGCGACGGCCGCATCGTCTATGCAGGCGCGCAATCGGATTTTCCTGTGGATGCCGATGCCGTCGACCGGATCGATTGCGGCGGCCGCTGGATCACGCCCGGGCTGGTCGATTGCCACACCCACCTGGTGTTTGGCGGCAACCGCGCGCATGAGTTCGAGCTTCGCCTGAAGGGCGCGAGCTATGAGGAGATCGCGCGCGCCGGCGGCGGCATCGTCTCGACCGTTGCGGCAACGCGCAAGGCGACCGAGGCCGAGCTTGTCGCCGGCGCGCTGCCGCGGCTCGACGCGCTGATCGGCGAGGGCGCAACCACCGTCGAGATCAAGTCCGGCTATGGCCTCAATGCCGAGACCGAGATGCGGCAGCTGGCCGCCGCACGCAGTCTCGGCCGGCTGCGGCAGGTTGCGATCCGCACGTCCTTTCTCGGTGCGCATGCGCTGCCGCCCGAAGCCGATGGCGACAAGGATCGCTACATCGATCTGGTCTGCAACGAGATGCTGCCGGCCGTGGCCAAGGCCGGGCTTGCCGATGCGGTCGACGCTTTCATGGAGGGCATCGCATTTTCCGGAGAGCAAACGGCGCGGGTCTTTGCGGCGGCGCGTGCGCTCGGACTACCCGCGAAGCTGCATGCGGACCAACTGTCAAATCTCGGCGGCGCGGCACTTGCCGCAAAATTCTCCGCGCTATCAGCCGATCATCTGGAGCACACCGACGAGGCCGGTGCCGCCGCGATGGCGAAGGCGGGGACAACAGCGGTCCTGCTGCCCGGCGCGTTCTATTTCATCCGTGAAACGCAGAAGCCGCCGGTCGAGTTGTTCCGCGCCCACGGCGTGCACATGGCGCTGGCGACCGACTGCAATCCGGGCAGTTCGCCGCTCACCTCGCTGTTGCTTGCGATGAACATGGGCGCAACGCTGTTCCGGATGACGGTAGCCGAATGCCTCACTGGGGTGACGCGGGAAGGCGCCCGCGCGCTCGGCATGCTCGCCGAGACCGGCACGCTCGAAGCCGGCAAATGGTGCGATCTGGCAATCTGGGACATCGAGCGCCCGGCCGAACTGGTCTACCGCATCGGCTTCAACCCGCTGCACAGCCGGGTGTGGAGGGGACAATGA
- the hutH gene encoding histidine ammonia-lyase, translated as MSDRDAPVVVTPGTVGLDVLARVLAGAAIVLDPSCWPRVEAAAEIVAKAARIDVPVYGINTGFGKLASTRIAPDQTALLQRNLILSHCCGVGPATPEPIVRLMMALKVISLGRGASGVRCDVIEQLQGMLARGVDPLVPQQGSVGASGDLAPLAHMTAVMIGEGQAVVDGKVVPGREALAAAGLAPLTLGPKEGLALINGTQFSTAYAISGLLRAHRLARAALVTGALSVDAAMASTVPFRPEIQALRGHDGQIAAAAALTALLDGSDIRKSHLEGDERVQDPYCLRCQPQVAGAVLDLLTQAARGLTIEANAVTDNPLVLVETGEIVSGGNFHAEPVAFAADQIALALAEIGATSERRIATLVDPALNFGLPPFLTPEPGINSGFMIAEVTAAALYAENKQRALPCSIDSTPTSANQEDHVSMAAHAARRLSDMADNLAAILGIELLVAAQGITLRAPHSTSAPLAAVIAALREHVPALAADRYMADDLAKAAALIEADTLPATAIAALSADPFPRLA; from the coding sequence ATGAGTGATCGCGATGCGCCTGTCGTCGTGACACCCGGAACCGTCGGCCTGGACGTGCTGGCGCGGGTGCTTGCGGGGGCGGCCATCGTGCTCGATCCGTCATGTTGGCCGCGCGTCGAGGCGGCTGCGGAGATCGTGGCGAAGGCCGCGCGTATCGACGTTCCCGTCTACGGCATCAATACCGGCTTCGGGAAGCTGGCGTCGACGCGCATCGCGCCCGATCAGACGGCGCTGCTACAGCGCAACCTCATCCTGTCGCATTGCTGCGGGGTCGGGCCGGCCACACCCGAGCCGATCGTGCGCCTGATGATGGCGTTAAAGGTGATCTCGCTCGGCCGCGGCGCGTCCGGCGTGCGCTGCGACGTCATCGAGCAGTTGCAGGGCATGCTGGCGCGCGGCGTTGATCCGCTGGTGCCGCAGCAGGGCTCGGTCGGCGCCTCCGGCGATCTGGCGCCGCTCGCCCATATGACCGCCGTCATGATCGGGGAAGGGCAGGCAGTCGTGGATGGCAAGGTCGTGCCGGGCCGCGAGGCACTTGCGGCCGCCGGCCTCGCGCCGTTGACGCTTGGCCCCAAGGAGGGGCTCGCGCTGATCAACGGCACGCAGTTTTCGACCGCCTACGCGATTTCCGGCCTGCTGCGCGCGCATCGTCTGGCGCGTGCCGCGCTGGTGACCGGTGCGCTGTCGGTCGATGCGGCGATGGCCTCCACTGTGCCGTTCCGTCCCGAAATCCAGGCGTTGCGCGGTCATGACGGGCAGATCGCTGCCGCTGCTGCCTTGACCGCGTTGCTCGACGGCAGCGACATCCGGAAATCGCATCTCGAAGGCGACGAACGCGTACAGGACCCTTACTGCCTGCGTTGCCAGCCGCAGGTCGCGGGTGCCGTGCTCGACCTGCTCACGCAAGCCGCGCGGGGGCTGACCATTGAGGCCAATGCTGTAACCGACAATCCACTGGTCCTGGTTGAGACCGGCGAGATCGTCTCTGGCGGCAATTTTCATGCTGAGCCGGTGGCCTTTGCCGCCGACCAGATCGCGCTTGCCTTGGCGGAGATTGGCGCGACCAGCGAGCGCCGGATCGCGACGCTCGTCGACCCCGCCCTGAACTTTGGCCTGCCGCCGTTCCTGACGCCCGAGCCCGGTATCAATTCCGGGTTCATGATCGCTGAGGTCACGGCGGCCGCGCTCTATGCCGAGAACAAGCAGCGGGCGTTGCCATGCTCGATCGATTCGACGCCGACCAGTGCCAACCAGGAGGATCACGTCTCGATGGCCGCGCATGCCGCACGGCGGCTGTCCGACATGGCCGACAACCTCGCGGCCATTCTCGGCATCGAGCTTCTGGTTGCCGCGCAGGGGATCACGCTGCGCGCACCACATTCGACAAGTGCGCCGCTCGCGGCCGTCATCGCCGCGTTGCGCGAGCACGTTCCGGCGCTCGCTGCTGATCGCTACATGGCCGACGATCTCGCCAAGGCTGCGGCGCTGATCGAGGCCGATACGTTACCGGCCACGGCGATCGCCGCCCTTTCAGCTGATCCGTTTCCAAGACTTGCCTAG
- the hutU gene encoding urocanate hydratase — protein sequence MNRRLDNERVIRAPRGPEISAKSWLTEAPLRMLMNNLDPDVAERPSELVVYGGIGRAARDWESFDRIAASLRKLEGDQTLLVQSGKPVGIFRTHVDAPRVLIANSNLVPHWATLDHFNELDRQGLMMFGQMTAGSWIYIGSQGIVQGTYETFVEVGRRHYGGSLAGKWILTAGLGGMGGAQPLAATMAGASMLAVECQPSRIEMRLRTGYLDRQAATLDEALAIIAEAAKTRKPVSVGLLGNAAEIFPELVRRGVRPDIVTDQTSAHDPINGYLPKGWTLAEWEARRAADPKAVESAAKTSIVDHVQAMLDFHAQGIPTLDYGNNIRQMAKDMGLKQAFDFPGFVPAYIRPLFCRGVGPFRWAALSGDPEDIFKTDAKVKELMPNDSHLHNWLDMAKARIKFQGLPARICWVGLGDRHRLGLAFNEMVARDELKAPIVIGRDHLDSGSVASPNRETEAMRDGSDAVSDWPLLNALLNCASGATWVSLHHGGGVGIGYSQHAGMVIVADGTPEAARRLERVLWNDPATGVMRHADAGYETAVECARANGLDLPSLRA from the coding sequence ATGAACCGCCGACTGGATAACGAACGTGTCATCCGTGCTCCCCGCGGCCCCGAGATCAGCGCGAAGAGCTGGCTGACGGAAGCACCGCTGCGCATGCTGATGAACAATCTGGATCCAGATGTCGCCGAGCGTCCGAGCGAGCTTGTGGTGTATGGCGGCATCGGACGTGCGGCGCGCGACTGGGAGAGCTTTGACCGGATTGCCGCCTCCCTGCGCAAGCTCGAAGGCGACCAGACGCTGCTGGTGCAATCCGGCAAGCCGGTCGGCATCTTCCGCACCCATGTGGATGCGCCGCGCGTCCTGATCGCGAATTCGAACCTGGTGCCGCATTGGGCAACGCTCGATCATTTCAACGAGCTCGACCGGCAGGGCCTGATGATGTTCGGCCAGATGACGGCGGGGTCATGGATCTATATCGGCAGCCAGGGGATCGTGCAGGGGACCTACGAGACGTTTGTCGAGGTCGGGCGCCGGCATTATGGCGGCAGTCTCGCCGGCAAATGGATCCTCACGGCGGGCCTCGGCGGCATGGGCGGCGCGCAGCCGCTCGCCGCGACGATGGCGGGCGCCTCCATGCTGGCCGTCGAATGCCAGCCGAGCCGCATCGAGATGCGGCTGCGCACCGGTTACCTCGACCGCCAGGCGGCGACGCTCGACGAAGCGCTGGCAATCATCGCCGAGGCGGCCAAGACCCGGAAGCCTGTTTCGGTCGGCCTGCTCGGCAATGCGGCCGAGATCTTTCCCGAACTGGTGCGCCGCGGCGTGCGGCCGGACATCGTGACCGACCAGACCAGTGCGCATGATCCGATCAACGGCTATCTACCGAAGGGGTGGACGCTCGCCGAGTGGGAAGCCAGGCGCGCCGCCGATCCGAAGGCCGTGGAAAGCGCGGCCAAGACCTCGATCGTCGATCACGTTCAGGCCATGCTGGATTTCCACGCGCAGGGAATCCCGACGCTCGACTACGGCAACAATATTCGCCAGATGGCGAAGGACATGGGCCTGAAGCAGGCGTTCGATTTTCCGGGCTTCGTTCCGGCCTATATCCGTCCGCTGTTTTGCCGCGGTGTGGGACCGTTTCGCTGGGCGGCGCTGTCAGGGGATCCCGAGGACATCTTCAAGACCGATGCCAAGGTCAAGGAGCTGATGCCCAACGACAGCCATCTGCACAATTGGCTAGACATGGCCAAGGCGCGCATCAAGTTTCAGGGGCTGCCGGCGCGAATTTGCTGGGTCGGCCTCGGCGACCGCCATCGTCTCGGCCTTGCCTTCAACGAGATGGTGGCGCGCGACGAACTCAAGGCGCCGATCGTGATCGGTCGCGACCATCTCGACAGCGGCTCGGTGGCGAGCCCGAACCGCGAGACCGAGGCGATGCGCGATGGCTCGGACGCGGTGTCGGATTGGCCGTTGCTCAACGCTCTGCTCAACTGTGCGAGCGGCGCGACCTGGGTGTCACTGCACCATGGCGGCGGCGTCGGCATCGGCTACTCGCAGCACGCCGGCATGGTGATCGTTGCCGACGGCACGCCGGAGGCGGCGCGCCGGCTCGAACGCGTGCTGTGGAACGATCCGGCGACCGGCGTCATGCGTCACGCCGACGCCGGCTATGAGACCGCGGTCGAATGCGCCCGGGCCAATGGGCTTGATCTGCCGAGCTTGCGCGCCTGA
- a CDS encoding ABC transporter substrate-binding protein, whose product MITWALAAIALSGLLAAPADAQKAYGPGASDTEIKLGQSTPLSGPASAFGAGAGRAVVGYFEMLNAQGGINGRKINFTQLDNAYSAPKAVEQSRKLIEDVGVLAEVGTIGTAPNVAIQKYLNGKQVPQLFITAGGRRFNDPKAFPWTIPLYPDFETEGRVVAKYILAAKPEARIGVLYQNDDYGKDYLKGLRAGLGPKAELIVAQASYELADPTIDSQIVQLKAAGVDTLIEQSSSKAAAQSIRKVYELGWKPLHVIGGSTASVDTILKPAGLEASKGLVTTQFLKQPGDPAWANDDEIKAYKDFLKAYAPSANPDDYSVLVAYMNVHAVELALRKCGDQLTRENLIKEATSLNGERLPMMLPGISISTRPGDYTPFRTLRIATFDGESWSLTGEPLSAD is encoded by the coding sequence ATCATCACCTGGGCGCTGGCGGCGATCGCGCTGTCCGGCTTGCTGGCGGCGCCTGCCGACGCACAGAAGGCCTACGGTCCCGGCGCCAGCGACACCGAGATCAAGCTCGGTCAGTCGACGCCGCTGAGCGGCCCCGCCTCGGCCTTCGGCGCGGGCGCCGGGCGCGCCGTGGTCGGTTATTTCGAGATGCTGAACGCACAAGGCGGCATCAACGGCCGAAAGATCAACTTCACCCAGCTCGACAATGCCTACAGCGCACCGAAAGCGGTGGAACAATCGCGCAAGCTGATCGAGGACGTCGGCGTATTGGCCGAAGTCGGTACGATCGGCACGGCGCCCAACGTCGCGATCCAGAAATACCTGAACGGCAAGCAGGTGCCGCAGCTCTTCATCACCGCCGGCGGACGCCGCTTCAACGATCCCAAGGCGTTCCCGTGGACCATCCCGCTCTATCCGGACTTCGAAACCGAAGGCCGCGTCGTCGCCAAATACATCCTGGCCGCGAAGCCCGAGGCCAGGATCGGCGTGCTTTACCAGAATGACGACTACGGCAAGGATTACCTCAAGGGCCTCCGCGCCGGCCTCGGCCCCAAGGCCGAGTTGATCGTTGCCCAGGCCTCCTACGAACTCGCCGACCCGACGATCGACTCGCAGATCGTCCAGCTCAAGGCCGCCGGCGTCGACACCCTGATCGAGCAGTCGTCGTCGAAGGCCGCCGCGCAATCGATTCGCAAGGTCTACGAGCTCGGCTGGAAACCCCTGCACGTGATCGGCGGCTCGACGGCATCGGTCGACACCATCCTGAAGCCGGCGGGCCTCGAAGCATCGAAAGGGCTGGTGACCACGCAATTCCTCAAGCAGCCCGGCGATCCGGCCTGGGCCAATGACGACGAGATCAAGGCCTACAAGGATTTCCTGAAAGCCTACGCGCCTTCGGCCAATCCGGACGATTATTCCGTGCTGGTCGCTTACATGAATGTGCATGCCGTGGAGTTGGCATTGCGCAAGTGCGGCGATCAATTGACCCGCGAGAACCTGATCAAGGAGGCGACGTCGCTGAACGGCGAACGGCTGCCGATGATGCTGCCGGGCATCTCGATCAGCACCCGGCCCGGTGACTACACGCCGTTCCGGACGCTGCGGATTGCGACATTCGACGGAGAGAGCTGGTCGCTGACCGGCGAGCCGCTCTCGGCGGATTGA